The proteins below are encoded in one region of Hordeum vulgare subsp. vulgare chromosome 3H, MorexV3_pseudomolecules_assembly, whole genome shotgun sequence:
- the LOC123445736 gene encoding tricetin 3',4',5'-O-trimethyltransferase, translating to MGSIAAGADEDACMYALQLVSSSILPMTLKNAIELGLLETLMSAGGKFLTPAEVAAKLPSTANPEAPDMVDRMLRLLASYKVVSCRTEESKDGRLSRRYGAAPVCKYLTPNEDGVSMSALALMNQDKVLMESWYYLKDAVLDGGIPFNKAYGMSAFEYHGTDPRFNRVFNEGMKNHSIIITKKLLESYKGFEGLGTLVDVGGGVGATVGAIIARYPAVKGINFDLPHVISEAPAFPGVTHIGGDMFQKVPSGDAILMKWILHDWSDEHCATLLKNCYDALPAHGKVVLVECILPVNPEATPEVQGVFHVDMIMLAHNPGGRERYEREFEALAKGAGFAAMKTTYIYANAWAIEFTK from the exons ATGGGGTCCATCGCCGCCGGCGCCGACGAGGATGCGTGCATGTACGCTCTCCAGCTCGTCTCGTCGTCGATCCTCCCAATGACGCTGAAGAACGCCATCGAGCTGGGACTCCTCGAGACCCTGATGTCTGCCGGCGGCAAGTTCTTGACTCCCGCCGAGGTGGCTGCCAAGCTCCCGTCCACGGCGAACCCGGAAGCGCCGGACATGGTGGACCGCATGCTCCGGCTGCTGGCCTCGTACAAGGTGGTGTCGTGCAGGACGGAGGAGAGCAAGGACGGCCGCCTCTCCCGGCGGTACGGCGCCGCGCCCGTGTGCAAGTACCTCACCCCCAACGAGGACGGCGTCTCCATGTCGGCGCTGGCGCTCATGAACCAGGACAAGGTCCTCATGGAGAGCTG GTACTATCTCAAGGATGCGGTCCTAGACGGTGGCATCCCGTTTAACAAGGCGTACGGGATGTCGGCGTTCGAGTACCACGGCACGGACCCACGCTTCAACCGTGTCTTCAACGAAGGGATGAAGAACcactccatcatcatcaccaagaaGCTCCTCGAGTCCTACAAGGGCTTCGAGGGCCTCGGCACCCTTGTCGACGTGGGCGGCGGCGTCGGCGCCACCGTTGGTGCCATCATCGCGCGCTACCCCGCCGTCAAAGGCATCAACTTCGACCTCCCCCACGTCATCTCCGAGGCGCCGGCGTTCCCAGGTGTGACCCACATCGGCGGCGACATGTTCCAGAAGGTGCCCTCGGGCGATGCCATCCTCATGAAGTGGATCCTCCACGACTGGAGCGACGAGCACTGCGCGACGCTGCTCAAGAACTGCTATGACGCCTTGCCGGCGCACGGCAAGGTGGTGCTCGTGGAGTGCATCCTGCCGGTGAATCCAGAAGCCACGCCTGAGGTGCAGGGTGTGTTCCATGTGGACATGATCATGCTCGCGCACAACCCGGGTGGCAGGGAGAGGTACGAGAGGGAGTTCGAGGCCCTGGCCAAGGGCGCCGGGTTCGCCGCCATGAAGACCACTTACATCTACGCCAACGCATGGGCCATCGAGTTCACCAAGTAG
- the LOC123445737 gene encoding protein SOSEKI 5-like: MASSRGRWASPERTMVWTEPPPKTTSATRRHPHAAPPPTKVPVVYYLSRNGQLDHPHFMEVPVSSPQDGLCLRDVLDRLTVLRGAGMADAYSWSSKRSYKTGYVWHDLTADDPVHPASGAEYVLKGSELLRLLPAPLYPRDASAGSSSSSSSTSSCQAGTDNHKKMPAAAVSRAHGRRKNWSSFDLGEYRVAAARAGAGADAATQTDERRGRHGRGTEPSLPPQEPSTELGADEISPPPSSSSPDTLETLIKNDARVAAASHAVAARREEEEDAGLALAQQGVIAGGRMRASSVLMQLISCGSIPAAAKRETGPGGARYAAERRLPRGRSDLSSSTAAADGFSGSIGVGASMEREYFSGSLVETKKTASGDRAGHGGELGALKRSSSYNADRGRESTMNTARTTTTTTAGGCKLELAAEEVDGVRARCIPAGRKPSSGSKKSPTTHAHVSSRRGDV; the protein is encoded by the exons ATGGCGAGCTCCCGCGGGCGGTGGGCGAGCCCCGAGCGCACCATGGTCTGGACCGAGCCGCCGCCAAAGACCACCTCCGCCACCAGGCGCCACCCCCACGCCGCGCCGCCGCCCACCAAGGTGCCCGTCGTCTACTACCTCTCGCGCAACGGCCAGCTCGACCACCCGCACTTCATGGAGGTCCCCGTCTCCAGCCCGCAGGACGGCCTCTGCCTCCGAG ATGTCCTGGACCGGCTGACCGTGCTCCGGGGCGCCGGCATGGCGGACGCATACTCCTGGTCCTCCAAGAGGAGCTACAAGACCGGATACGTCTGGCACGACCTCACCGCCGACGACCCCGTCCACCCGGCCAGCGGCGCCGAGTACGTGCTCAAGGGCTCCGAGCTGctccgcctcctccccgcgcccctctACCCGCGCGAcgcctccgccggctcctcctcctcttcctcatccaccTCCAGCTGCCAGGCCGGGACCGACAATCACAAGAAGATGCCGGCAGCGGCCGTCAGCAGGGCCCACGGCCGGCGCAAGAACTGGAGCTCCTTCGACCTCGGCGAGTACCGGGTGGCCGCCGCGCGGGCCGGCGCCGGGGCCGACGCGGCCACGCAGACCGACGAGAGGCGCGGCAGGCACGGTCGGGGAACCGAGCCTTCTCTACCGCCGCAGGAACCGTCGACCGAGCTCGGCGCGGACGAgatctcgccgccgccgtcgtccagCAGCCCCGACACGCTGGAGACGCTCATCAAGAACGACGCCCGcgtggccgccgcctcgcacgccgtcgccgctcgccgggaggaggaggaggacgcgggGCTGGCGCTGGCGCAGCAGGGCGTGATCGCGGGCGGGCGCATGCGCGCGTCGTCGGTGCTCATGCAGCTCATCTCCTGCGGTTCCATCCCCGCGGCCGCCAAGCGCGAGACCGGCCCCGGTGGCGCGAGGTACGCGGCGGAGCGCCGGCTCCCGCGCGGGCGGTCGGACCTGAGCAGCAGCACAGCGGCGGCAGACGGGTTCTCGGGGAGCATCGGCGTCGGGGCGAGCATGGAGCGGGAGTACTTCAGCGGCAGCCTGGTGGAGACCAAGAAGACGGCGAGCGGCGACCGTGCCGGCCACGGTGGCGAGCTCGGCGCGCTGAAGCGGTCGTCGTCGTACAATGCCGACAG GGGCAGAGAATCCACAATGAACACTGCtcgtactactaccactaccacagcCGGTGGTTGCAAGCtggagcttgcggcggaggaggtGGACGGCGTCCGCGCCCGCTGCATCCCGGCCGGGAGGAAGCCCAGCAGCGGCAGCAAGAAGTCTCCGACCACCCACGCCCACGTTAGCAGCCGGCGCGGCGACGTGTGA